The following coding sequences lie in one Methylosinus sp. PW1 genomic window:
- a CDS encoding type II toxin-antitoxin system VapC family toxin, which yields MRPFEALPIVEPPVSAGAELLLDTCVYIDVLQGRTPASVDELLEARITNHSTVCLAEMAHLFGRLDPTHAATKGVLREIRQTIEDIPSHRISSPSETADAGMLARLVARLMHMERSERMLLSNDASLYLQALEHGWTVLTRNVRDFDGFDQILPAGRVLFYA from the coding sequence ATGCGCCCGTTCGAGGCGCTGCCGATCGTCGAACCCCCAGTTTCCGCGGGAGCCGAGTTGCTGCTCGATACCTGCGTCTATATCGACGTGCTGCAAGGGCGTACGCCCGCGAGCGTCGACGAGCTGCTCGAAGCGCGTATCACCAACCACTCGACCGTTTGTTTGGCGGAGATGGCACATCTGTTCGGCCGCCTGGATCCCACTCATGCCGCCACGAAAGGCGTGCTACGCGAGATCCGGCAGACGATCGAGGATATTCCCAGCCATCGCATCTCGTCGCCATCGGAGACGGCGGACGCAGGGATGCTGGCGCGTCTGGTCGCGCGACTCATGCACATGGAACGAAGCGAACGGATGCTCCTGTCGAACGACGCGAGTCTCTATCTCCAGGCGCTCGAACACGGATGGACGGTTCTGACACGCAATGTCCGGGATTTCGACGGTTTCGATCAAATTCTTCCGGCAGGCCGGGTGCTGTTCTACGCGTAA
- a CDS encoding HigA family addiction module antitoxin encodes MLMTKRKPATVAEILVEEFMEPMGLTQAALAEAMGVQRKHVNELCNDRRNVTAATALILARVFGNSADFWLNVQRRSDLWEAMHSPRERERIERAKPLKAVA; translated from the coding sequence ATGTTGATGACGAAGCGCAAGCCGGCGACCGTGGCGGAGATTCTGGTCGAAGAATTCATGGAGCCGATGGGGCTGACCCAGGCCGCGCTGGCGGAGGCGATGGGCGTCCAGCGCAAGCATGTCAACGAACTGTGCAACGATCGCAGGAATGTGACAGCGGCCACCGCGCTCATTCTGGCGCGCGTATTCGGCAACAGCGCCGACTTTTGGCTGAACGTGCAGAGGCGTAGCGATTTGTGGGAGGCGATGCATTCACCCCGCGAACGCGAGCGGATCGAACGGGCGAAGCCGTTGAAGGCCGTCGCGTGA
- a CDS encoding type II toxin-antitoxin system RelE/ParE family toxin — protein MIESFRDAWLRAFFVDDVRSKKVPPALESRLFRKLQIIDDATTDQDLRVPPSNHFEKLRGDLADFHSIRVNAKWRLIFRWDGAKGEASGVYLDDHSYQ, from the coding sequence ATGATCGAGAGCTTTCGAGACGCTTGGTTGCGAGCCTTCTTCGTCGACGATGTTCGCTCAAAGAAAGTCCCGCCCGCGCTCGAAAGCCGCCTCTTCCGCAAACTCCAAATCATCGACGATGCGACGACGGATCAGGATTTGCGTGTCCCACCGAGCAATCATTTCGAGAAACTGCGCGGCGATCTGGCCGACTTTCATTCAATCCGAGTGAACGCGAAGTGGCGACTCATCTTTCGATGGGATGGCGCAAAGGGTGAAGCTTCCGGCGTCTATCTGGACGACCACAGTTACCAGTGA
- a CDS encoding TonB-dependent siderophore receptor, with translation MKRRRNTQGQPASRGYFLDVAYDGVPTYSGLVGYQQLDLAVYDRLEVLKGPAGLLSGSGNPGGGVNVVRKRPQDEFKLRTEFNAGSWDNYRGMIDVTGPINEARTLRYRALVLHQDKHFFFTPSQPENKWLCYGSLDYDITPNTLVNVAYTRQRTSDPAYSGQPVAAISYFGNTSPYFLNVPRSWNPYPDWTQYKWDTEDKKVRLEHRFGDDWVAKINFNRRDQTQEFNDAFPYAGVNPSNWSTQYARRHYIYYYHRTGLDSYLSGTLPLLPIKNTLTLGYNYDRFTYEYKGAPIKTVNAVPVFWPNYIGPNLNPYTAGGENQTLQHGAYSQLRLTPIDPLTFVLGGRLTNYFAKNRAAFPSMPANWSYGAKSNHRFTPYVAGIFRLTDEINLYGSYTDIFLPQTQQRADGTTLDPRVGGQWEAGVKGEFLDKKLNASAAWFEIRDRNRSFADSANPGYYLQAGLAESTGVEVEFSGRPFADYEVPLVARSLPGLDIVGGYTYMKTAFLVDKNDPGRSINSWYPTHLFKIWGKYDFDGFLQGLTVGAGVVAQSGLSGSVNTLNEARHASAYAVLNAMASYKINENLSLQVNINNITDQKYYTRVGGSNTYNTPGDPRNFMVTLRGEL, from the coding sequence ATGAAGCGCCGACGAAACACGCAGGGGCAGCCGGCGTCGCGCGGCTATTTCCTCGACGTCGCCTATGACGGCGTACCGACCTATAGTGGCCTCGTCGGCTATCAGCAGCTCGATCTCGCCGTCTATGACCGTCTCGAAGTCCTCAAAGGCCCCGCGGGCCTGCTCTCCGGCTCGGGAAACCCCGGCGGCGGCGTCAATGTGGTCCGCAAGCGGCCCCAGGACGAATTCAAGCTGCGAACGGAATTCAACGCCGGCTCATGGGACAATTATCGCGGCATGATCGATGTCACCGGGCCGATCAACGAAGCTCGGACATTGCGCTATCGCGCGCTCGTGCTGCACCAGGACAAGCACTTCTTCTTCACGCCGTCGCAGCCCGAGAACAAATGGCTCTGCTATGGCTCTCTCGACTACGATATCACGCCGAACACGCTGGTGAATGTCGCCTATACACGCCAACGGACCAGCGACCCCGCCTATAGCGGGCAGCCCGTTGCGGCGATCTCCTATTTCGGCAATACGAGCCCCTATTTCTTGAACGTGCCGCGCTCATGGAATCCTTATCCCGATTGGACCCAATATAAATGGGACACGGAAGATAAGAAAGTCCGCCTCGAGCATCGCTTCGGCGACGACTGGGTCGCGAAAATCAACTTCAATCGACGTGACCAGACGCAGGAGTTCAACGACGCCTTCCCCTATGCCGGCGTCAATCCGTCCAACTGGTCGACGCAATATGCGCGCCGCCATTACATCTATTACTATCATCGCACCGGTCTCGACTCCTATCTCTCCGGCACGCTGCCTTTGTTGCCCATCAAGAACACGTTGACGCTGGGCTATAATTACGACCGCTTCACCTATGAGTACAAAGGCGCGCCGATCAAGACGGTGAATGCCGTCCCCGTGTTCTGGCCGAATTATATTGGCCCGAATCTCAATCCGTACACGGCCGGCGGCGAGAACCAGACGCTCCAGCATGGCGCTTACAGCCAGCTTCGCCTCACGCCGATCGATCCTTTGACCTTCGTGCTCGGCGGCAGGCTCACCAATTATTTCGCGAAAAATCGCGCGGCCTTTCCGAGCATGCCCGCGAATTGGTCCTATGGCGCGAAATCCAACCATCGCTTCACGCCCTATGTCGCCGGTATTTTTCGTCTGACCGATGAGATCAATCTCTACGGCAGCTACACGGACATATTCCTTCCCCAGACTCAGCAGAGGGCCGACGGCACGACGCTCGATCCGCGCGTGGGCGGACAATGGGAGGCCGGCGTCAAGGGCGAGTTCCTCGACAAGAAGCTGAACGCGTCCGCGGCCTGGTTCGAGATTCGCGATAGAAACCGCTCTTTCGCGGATTCGGCCAATCCAGGCTATTATCTCCAGGCGGGACTGGCGGAGTCGACCGGCGTCGAGGTCGAGTTCTCGGGCAGGCCTTTCGCCGACTATGAGGTTCCTCTCGTCGCGCGCTCGCTGCCCGGGCTCGATATCGTCGGCGGCTACACCTACATGAAGACCGCTTTTCTCGTCGATAAGAACGATCCGGGCCGTTCGATCAATTCGTGGTATCCGACCCATTTGTTCAAGATCTGGGGCAAATACGACTTCGACGGTTTTCTTCAAGGCCTGACTGTCGGCGCCGGCGTCGTCGCGCAGAGCGGTCTCTCCGGCTCGGTCAACACGCTGAACGAGGCGCGGCATGCGTCGGCCTATGCCGTTCTCAATGCGATGGCATCCTATAAGATCAATGAAAATCTGAGCTTGCAGGTGAATATCAACAATATCACCGACCAGAAATATTATACCCGCGTCGGCGGCAGCAACACCTACAACACGCCGGGCGATCCGCGGAACTTCATGGTGACGTTGCGCGGCGAATTGTGA
- a CDS encoding VIT family protein, whose product MSRLRLHAEKHLVDRIGWLRAAVLGANDGIVSTASLIVGVAAATATRNDILIAGVAGLAAGAMSMAAGEYVSVSSQSDTERADLKRERKELSDNVELELDELADVYVTRGVDRALALRVAEQMMAKDALTAHARDELGISEITTARPVQAALTSAATFSLGAAMPLLMVVVAPVGALVPIVSVASLAFLALLGAIGARAGGADVLRATARVTFWGALAMALTAGIGKIFGTIV is encoded by the coding sequence ATGAGTCGTCTTCGCCTGCACGCTGAGAAGCACCTCGTCGATCGCATCGGTTGGCTGAGAGCGGCAGTGCTCGGCGCCAATGACGGGATCGTCTCGACCGCGAGCCTGATCGTCGGCGTAGCCGCGGCGACCGCGACGCGAAACGATATTTTAATCGCGGGCGTCGCCGGACTGGCGGCCGGAGCCATGTCGATGGCTGCTGGCGAATATGTGTCCGTCAGCTCGCAATCCGACACCGAGCGAGCAGATCTCAAGCGTGAACGTAAAGAGTTGAGCGACAACGTCGAGTTGGAACTCGATGAGCTCGCCGACGTCTATGTCACACGCGGCGTCGATCGAGCGCTTGCGCTTCGAGTCGCCGAGCAAATGATGGCGAAAGACGCCCTGACTGCCCACGCGCGCGATGAGCTCGGAATTTCAGAGATCACCACCGCCCGTCCGGTGCAAGCGGCGCTGACATCGGCAGCGACGTTTTCGCTGGGCGCCGCCATGCCCTTGCTCATGGTCGTCGTGGCGCCTGTCGGCGCGCTTGTCCCCATCGTGTCCGTCGCGTCTTTGGCCTTCCTCGCGCTTTTGGGCGCCATCGGGGCAAGAGCAGGCGGCGCCGATGTTCTGCGCGCGACGGCTCGAGTGACATTCTGGGGCGCATTGGCGATGGCCCTCACCGCCGGCATCGGGAAAATTTTCGGCACGATCGTTTGA
- a CDS encoding DUF3096 domain-containing protein: MNISIAHLQPIVSLLAGVLILIIPRLLNYIVAIFLIVSGVLGLGWIK, from the coding sequence ATGAACATCAGCATCGCGCACCTCCAGCCGATCGTCTCGCTGCTCGCCGGCGTTCTCATTCTGATCATCCCTCGGCTTCTCAACTACATCGTCGCGATCTTTCTGATCGTATCGGGAGTTCTGGGCCTCGGGTGGATCAAATGA
- a CDS encoding DUF2786 domain-containing protein, which yields MAGHRGATARKTEKQSRKRIDSDDASIATLVEEMCVDALSGLPPAKIEEILRPWLAKAAPLDPNDPSAASFLIEALTLAGCLALFTPTLMGAAPIERYAKQRRADADAETRAALDILVQTEFHLVQYKSRVGERRLLAQDRASGASISLLDDTAPESAMLVDVATWLAPLPGGDFVAVGPLLPLDETALAEALSFVRPGKGLVNPRRCAAAVYRHVVRHGGLRVEGLNVFSEPPAEAEAFVEERDALDALAAAFLAAEGETTPALVQEARELASVDIIVHALSRSVISQRAGRANVADIFSTLAYLMLETLDRRDVAGFGGGRMLEEVEADVERAVAHERAHAGVRTLFEELRRRLLAARRPKSTDSEADAELARVLQRIQALRAKTVEQGCTEQEALASARKVAELLDRYGLTLCEIEMRERPCEGVGVDTGRKRRAPIDECAPTVAHFCDCKMWFEKSASGSLRFVFFGLPADVAAAHVLHDLIVLAFEAETAAYKKREPGASARSFQIGLAHGICHKLHTMEAERDAANQASGARALVPIKRSVIDEEMEKLGLSFHAKPQGRRRKVTIDDYEAGVAAGRHFEPHRSVEGA from the coding sequence ATGGCCGGACATCGGGGCGCAACGGCGCGCAAAACCGAAAAGCAATCTCGAAAGAGGATCGACAGCGACGACGCCAGCATAGCCACGCTCGTCGAGGAAATGTGCGTCGACGCGCTCTCCGGTCTGCCGCCCGCCAAGATCGAGGAAATCCTTCGGCCATGGCTCGCCAAGGCGGCGCCGCTCGATCCGAATGATCCGAGCGCCGCGTCGTTTCTGATCGAGGCGCTGACCCTCGCCGGCTGTCTCGCGCTCTTCACGCCGACGCTGATGGGCGCAGCGCCGATCGAGCGCTATGCGAAACAGCGCCGCGCGGACGCGGATGCCGAGACGCGCGCGGCGCTCGACATTCTGGTCCAAACGGAATTCCATTTGGTGCAATATAAATCCCGCGTGGGCGAGCGCCGCCTCCTCGCACAGGATCGGGCGAGCGGCGCTTCCATCTCCCTCCTCGACGACACGGCGCCGGAGAGCGCCATGCTCGTGGATGTCGCGACTTGGCTCGCACCTTTGCCCGGAGGCGATTTCGTGGCGGTCGGGCCACTCCTGCCGCTGGACGAGACGGCGCTAGCGGAAGCGCTATCTTTCGTTCGGCCGGGCAAGGGACTCGTCAATCCCCGGCGCTGCGCCGCCGCGGTCTACCGCCATGTCGTGCGTCACGGCGGGCTGCGCGTGGAGGGCCTCAACGTCTTTTCGGAGCCGCCCGCGGAGGCCGAGGCTTTCGTGGAGGAGCGGGACGCGCTCGACGCGCTCGCCGCCGCCTTCCTGGCGGCAGAGGGCGAGACGACGCCCGCGCTCGTCCAGGAAGCGCGCGAATTGGCGAGCGTCGACATCATCGTCCACGCGCTGTCGCGTAGCGTGATATCGCAACGGGCCGGCCGCGCCAATGTCGCCGACATCTTCTCCACGCTGGCCTATCTGATGCTGGAGACGCTCGACCGGCGCGACGTCGCCGGCTTCGGCGGCGGACGCATGCTGGAAGAGGTGGAGGCGGACGTCGAGCGCGCCGTCGCGCATGAGCGCGCACATGCCGGAGTCCGCACCCTATTCGAGGAGCTGCGGCGCCGATTGCTCGCGGCGCGCCGGCCGAAGTCGACCGACAGCGAGGCCGACGCCGAGCTCGCACGCGTTCTGCAACGCATACAGGCGCTGCGCGCCAAGACGGTCGAGCAAGGCTGCACCGAGCAGGAGGCGCTGGCCTCGGCGCGCAAAGTGGCCGAGCTGCTCGATCGCTACGGCCTCACGTTGTGCGAGATCGAGATGCGCGAGCGCCCCTGCGAGGGCGTCGGCGTCGACACCGGCCGCAAACGTCGCGCGCCGATCGACGAATGCGCGCCGACTGTCGCGCATTTCTGCGATTGCAAAATGTGGTTCGAGAAGAGCGCCTCCGGCTCGCTGCGCTTCGTGTTCTTCGGCCTGCCCGCGGATGTCGCCGCGGCGCATGTCCTCCACGATCTGATCGTCCTCGCATTCGAGGCCGAGACCGCCGCCTACAAGAAACGCGAGCCGGGCGCATCGGCCCGCTCCTTTCAGATCGGGCTGGCGCATGGGATTTGCCACAAGCTCCATACGATGGAGGCGGAGCGTGACGCCGCCAACCAGGCCTCCGGCGCCCGCGCGCTCGTGCCGATCAAGCGCAGCGTCATAGACGAGGAAATGGAAAAGCTCGGGCTCTCCTTTCATGCGAAACCGCAAGGGCGCCGCCGCAAGGTGACGATCGACGACTATGAGGCGGGCGTCGCCGCCGGACGCCATTTCGAGCCGCATCGGAGCGTCGAAGGAGCGTGA
- a CDS encoding 2OG-Fe(II) oxygenase, whose amino-acid sequence MSLTSKLPAALAEVRRPGDFYTNGVFDWRAPALSVEGAGPVALPLLEAQARLLIEVAERAPFGRRAETVVDRSVRDCWQIDAERVKLSGGRWSAALAEIVARAADGLGVEGSVEAIFYKLLIYEPGGFFVDHRDTEKCPGMFGTLIVAPPGLYSGGELVIRHREHEARIDLRAPDPAEACFAAFYADCRHEVLPVEGGYRLALVYTLRRVGKGRAPAAPIYDRQRRDIAALLAAWRKDGSAPEKIVLPLEHAYSPAEISFASLKGADQAAAKTLREAALDADCDIHLALLTIEENGAAEHTGYSSRHSRWRAQEPEFEAGEVCSRDATLGSWRDASDAISDLPAIPFDDCELAPPEVFEGLAPDEEYFGEATGNEGASFERTYRRAALVLWPRENVLSILASAELDDALAYLEASVERAASPEDRARAVGLADAIGARLVEASWLPLCVGPTPTARLLAAYRRLCHVAGVENCFERLLPIRGFEPQDVESLADALSLVAEARRAVLVERLSAGAARASFPACAKLLRRLAVSSLAPELRPAAAHLLSAMPPHADEEHDWRRHSPKAEEIADMLAALRWIDESANARAAERLLTERKTYRLDAILVPALRLLAEQGVLSDADTAIERLRAACLDHLRARAAEPLEPPADWRRASALDCKCGDCADLSRFLDDPTRKEFVLRAAEAARSHLEQTIRSAKADVDAKTLRQGRPYSLVCTKNRASYERRVVQRGEDLRNISIIDG is encoded by the coding sequence ATGTCTCTCACCTCGAAGCTTCCCGCCGCGCTCGCCGAAGTTCGGCGCCCCGGCGATTTCTACACGAATGGCGTCTTCGACTGGCGCGCGCCGGCTCTGTCCGTCGAGGGCGCCGGGCCGGTTGCGCTGCCGCTGCTCGAGGCGCAGGCGAGGCTGCTGATCGAGGTCGCCGAGCGCGCGCCTTTCGGACGTCGTGCGGAAACGGTCGTCGATCGGTCCGTGCGTGATTGCTGGCAGATCGACGCCGAGCGCGTCAAACTGAGTGGGGGGCGATGGAGCGCGGCGCTCGCTGAGATCGTGGCCCGCGCTGCCGACGGACTCGGCGTCGAGGGCTCGGTCGAGGCGATCTTCTACAAGCTTTTGATCTATGAGCCGGGCGGCTTCTTCGTCGACCATCGCGACACGGAAAAATGCCCTGGAATGTTCGGCACGCTGATCGTCGCGCCGCCTGGCCTCTACTCGGGCGGCGAGCTCGTCATTCGCCATCGCGAGCACGAGGCGCGCATCGACTTGCGCGCGCCGGACCCGGCGGAAGCATGCTTTGCCGCTTTCTACGCGGATTGTCGTCACGAGGTTCTGCCGGTCGAGGGCGGCTATCGGCTGGCGCTCGTCTATACTCTGCGCAGGGTGGGCAAGGGGCGCGCGCCGGCGGCGCCGATCTATGATCGTCAGAGGCGCGACATCGCCGCGCTGCTCGCCGCTTGGCGCAAGGATGGATCGGCTCCAGAGAAGATCGTGCTCCCGCTCGAGCACGCATACAGCCCGGCCGAAATCTCCTTCGCGTCGCTGAAAGGCGCCGATCAGGCCGCCGCGAAGACACTCAGAGAGGCGGCGCTCGACGCAGATTGCGATATTCATCTCGCGCTGCTCACCATCGAGGAGAACGGGGCCGCCGAGCACACGGGCTATTCGTCGCGTCACAGCCGGTGGCGCGCGCAAGAGCCTGAATTCGAGGCGGGTGAAGTGTGCTCTCGCGATGCGACGCTCGGCTCTTGGAGGGACGCCTCGGACGCGATCAGCGATCTCCCGGCCATTCCCTTCGATGATTGCGAATTGGCGCCGCCCGAGGTCTTCGAGGGGCTCGCGCCGGACGAGGAATATTTCGGCGAGGCGACCGGCAATGAGGGCGCGTCATTCGAGCGCACCTATCGGCGCGCCGCTCTGGTGCTATGGCCGCGCGAGAATGTTCTCTCCATCCTCGCAAGCGCCGAGCTGGATGACGCTCTGGCCTATCTCGAAGCCTCTGTCGAGCGCGCCGCGAGCCCGGAGGACCGAGCGCGCGCCGTCGGGCTCGCCGACGCGATCGGGGCGCGCCTCGTCGAAGCGAGCTGGCTTCCTCTTTGTGTAGGGCCGACGCCGACGGCGCGGCTGCTCGCCGCCTATCGCCGTCTCTGCCATGTCGCCGGCGTCGAGAATTGCTTCGAGCGCCTATTGCCGATACGCGGTTTCGAGCCGCAGGACGTCGAGTCCTTGGCGGACGCCTTGTCGCTGGTCGCAGAGGCGCGGCGCGCCGTTCTCGTCGAGCGTCTCTCGGCCGGCGCCGCACGCGCGTCCTTTCCTGCCTGCGCGAAGCTCTTGCGTCGGCTCGCCGTCTCGTCGCTGGCGCCCGAGCTTCGCCCGGCCGCGGCGCATCTTCTTTCCGCAATGCCCCCTCATGCCGATGAGGAGCATGATTGGCGCAGGCATTCGCCCAAGGCTGAAGAAATCGCCGATATGCTTGCGGCTCTGCGCTGGATCGACGAAAGCGCGAATGCGCGCGCGGCGGAACGGCTTCTGACTGAGCGAAAAACCTATCGCCTCGACGCCATTCTCGTGCCGGCGCTGCGTCTGCTGGCGGAGCAGGGCGTTCTTTCGGACGCCGATACGGCGATCGAGCGGCTACGCGCCGCCTGCCTCGATCACCTGCGCGCTCGCGCAGCGGAGCCGCTCGAGCCGCCCGCCGATTGGCGCCGCGCCTCGGCGCTCGACTGCAAATGCGGCGATTGCGCCGACTTGTCGCGTTTCCTCGACGATCCGACGCGCAAGGAGTTCGTCCTGCGCGCCGCCGAAGCGGCTCGATCGCATCTCGAGCAGACCATTCGCTCGGCGAAGGCGGACGTCGACGCCAAGACCTTGCGCCAGGGGAGGCCCTACAGCCTCGTCTGCACGAAGAACCGCGCCAGCTACGAGCGCCGCGTCGTGCAGCGCGGCGAGGATTTGCGGAACATTTCGATCATCGACGGGTGA
- a CDS encoding type II toxin-antitoxin system RelE/ParE family toxin, protein MKSFADHETELIWSGHRSRRLPPDIQTVALRKLRLLNQARVLNDLRVPPGNRLEALVGDRAGQHSVRINDQWRICFFWIEGGPSHVTIVDYHD, encoded by the coding sequence ATCAAGAGCTTTGCCGACCATGAAACGGAACTCATATGGTCGGGTCACCGCAGCCGGCGCTTGCCGCCGGACATTCAGACAGTGGCGCTGCGCAAACTGCGCCTACTGAACCAAGCGCGTGTGCTGAACGATCTGCGCGTTCCGCCGGGCAATCGTCTCGAGGCGCTCGTGGGCGATCGCGCGGGCCAGCATTCGGTCAGGATCAACGATCAATGGCGCATCTGTTTTTTCTGGATCGAAGGAGGGCCATCCCATGTCACCATCGTCGACTACCATGACTGA
- a CDS encoding HigA family addiction module antitoxin, producing the protein MSPSSTTMTDLLPNPTPGEILAEEFIIPMRLSQTALARAIRVPPRRINEIVLGKRAITADTDLRLARYFGVSEGFFLGLQADHDLMERRRQISQELDAIEPRAA; encoded by the coding sequence ATGTCACCATCGTCGACTACCATGACTGATCTCCTGCCGAACCCGACCCCCGGCGAAATCCTTGCCGAGGAGTTCATAATTCCAATGAGGTTGAGCCAAACGGCGCTCGCTCGAGCCATTCGAGTGCCGCCGCGCCGGATCAACGAGATCGTCCTCGGCAAGCGGGCGATCACTGCGGATACGGATCTGCGGCTCGCGCGATATTTCGGCGTCTCGGAGGGCTTCTTTCTCGGCTTGCAGGCCGATCACGATCTCATGGAGCGGCGCCGACAGATCAGCCAGGAACTCGACGCGATCGAGCCTCGCGCGGCATGA
- a CDS encoding DUF6538 domain-containing protein, translating to MKSGCNLRRRASAYQFRFALPQRLASFCGRREIVVGLRTTAYRLAIKRARVLRTCVERLMEELDLVTVKAEAERLVRAWIDRQVVAVENNLASHGASYFDAEEAARLGPEFLQETQNLFHTVARINHEDDLRPAIAALLAGQMAEARPFLREAMKMACAEIGIAEEKLDGPAGPMIERAVLRGFMTLLDETFAIEGGEVEPVPRSAAAPAPPAPQPAAAPAPAPEKPFFAAWDDFVESKTTLKEWKADMPNNARSARNTFEALVGDPPPTRITKAVVSDYKADLLRLPRYYDKSRQWRDLPLTKVGAAVVKFREENPKETVPMLAPTTANKHLTNLSTYWNWLEQNGRLPDGLKNPFAGLKSKRRRGRAAREERRMWPASLERKLFESAVWTGCLSIHRRSKPGPTIYRDALFWVPLLGRLLGAREDELCCRKVGDIKFLDGIAYLEIRGSKTDSSDRDLPLPTLILDFGFLEYRFYGRAADEPLFPELIAQGSGNRHSDAFSGRFTHYRHKIGVKEPLVDFHSFRHNVTTALKNRADINPGWVDEITGHASDERTSESTRYTKVILLTNLKTAIDGVTIAADLSHLRYAGPKGVQAPGAREEIDMFRKLAEQEMRKKEGQNQVKVKTKEKVKA from the coding sequence ATGAAGAGCGGCTGCAATCTGCGCCGGCGCGCCTCCGCCTATCAGTTCCGTTTCGCCCTGCCGCAGCGGCTTGCGTCTTTCTGCGGCCGGAGAGAGATTGTCGTGGGGCTGCGCACGACCGCTTATCGGCTCGCCATCAAGCGGGCGCGCGTGCTGCGGACGTGCGTGGAGAGGCTGATGGAGGAGCTCGATCTCGTTACGGTCAAGGCCGAGGCCGAAAGGCTCGTGCGCGCCTGGATCGACAGGCAGGTGGTCGCGGTCGAGAACAATCTCGCCAGCCACGGCGCCTCCTATTTCGACGCCGAGGAGGCCGCGCGACTCGGGCCGGAATTCCTCCAAGAGACCCAAAATCTGTTCCACACGGTGGCGCGAATCAATCACGAGGATGACCTCCGTCCAGCGATCGCCGCCCTTCTCGCGGGCCAGATGGCGGAGGCGCGCCCGTTTCTGCGAGAGGCCATGAAGATGGCCTGCGCCGAGATCGGCATCGCGGAGGAGAAATTGGACGGGCCGGCGGGACCCATGATCGAGCGCGCGGTGCTGCGCGGCTTCATGACTCTGCTCGACGAGACGTTCGCCATCGAGGGCGGCGAGGTCGAGCCCGTGCCGCGCAGCGCAGCCGCGCCGGCGCCGCCCGCGCCGCAGCCCGCGGCGGCGCCCGCCCCCGCGCCGGAAAAGCCGTTCTTCGCCGCCTGGGACGATTTCGTCGAGAGCAAGACGACGCTGAAGGAGTGGAAGGCGGACATGCCGAACAATGCGCGCTCGGCCCGCAACACATTCGAGGCGCTGGTCGGCGATCCGCCGCCGACGCGAATCACGAAGGCGGTCGTCTCCGACTACAAAGCCGACCTTCTCCGTCTGCCGCGCTACTACGACAAGTCGCGCCAGTGGCGCGATCTGCCGCTGACCAAGGTCGGCGCCGCCGTCGTGAAATTCCGCGAAGAGAATCCGAAGGAGACGGTTCCGATGCTCGCGCCGACGACGGCCAATAAGCATCTGACCAATCTCTCCACCTATTGGAATTGGCTCGAGCAGAACGGCCGCCTGCCGGACGGGCTGAAAAACCCTTTCGCCGGACTCAAATCCAAGCGCCGCCGAGGCCGCGCCGCTCGCGAGGAACGGCGGATGTGGCCGGCGTCGCTGGAGCGCAAGCTCTTCGAATCGGCGGTGTGGACCGGCTGCCTTTCGATCCACCGCCGCAGCAAGCCCGGACCGACCATCTACCGCGACGCCTTGTTCTGGGTTCCGCTCCTCGGGCGGCTGCTCGGCGCCCGCGAGGACGAATTGTGCTGCCGCAAGGTCGGCGACATCAAATTCCTCGACGGCATCGCCTATCTCGAAATCCGCGGCTCGAAGACCGACTCCTCGGATCGCGACCTGCCGCTGCCGACCCTCATCTTGGATTTCGGATTTCTGGAATACCGTTTTTACGGCCGCGCTGCGGACGAGCCGCTGTTTCCGGAGCTGATCGCCCAGGGGTCGGGAAATCGGCATTCGGACGCCTTCAGCGGGCGGTTCACCCATTATCGCCACAAGATCGGCGTGAAAGAGCCGCTCGTCGACTTCCATTCCTTCCGGCACAATGTCACGACGGCGCTCAAGAACCGGGCGGACATCAACCCCGGCTGGGTCGACGAGATCACCGGGCACGCGAGCGACGAGCGCACGAGCGAGAGCACGCGCTATACGAAGGTGATCTTACTCACCAATTTGAAGACGGCGATCGACGGGGTGACCATCGCCGCCGATCTGTCGCATCTGCGCTATGCCGGCCCCAAGGGCGTGCAGGCGCCGGGCGCGCGCGAAGAGATCGACATGTTCCGCAAGCTCGCCGAGCAGGAGATGCGCAAGAAGGAGGGACAGAACCAAGTGAAGGTGAAGACAAAGGAAAAGGTAAAGGCGTGA